A stretch of Paenibacillus mucilaginosus 3016 DNA encodes these proteins:
- a CDS encoding carbohydrate binding domain-containing protein, whose protein sequence is MKSRSRWLRRFSAAALALALALPSASASAEIAASHVYHNHMPNFWPYYDVSKYDSTPVGSPVRYIYDGQVIDLKKNPPANYTYYLPSGAPMPHDDLVSYYTHHAKTGAYLEWPWDVAATLRANHPSAQMQVTMSAAVINNVNSFMYTNNVPGYSNTNWGAPWKNAYNTLKTPSGNRTMDMVHFTGHHTMGPLVGNDYMLKDLIYHNATLAQPYFLGSDFKSSKGFFPTELGFSERIIPVLEKLGIQWSVIGNNHFSRTLRDYPLLNDPGKDTMVSPPNRADLQNESNVGSWVSQQMFNEQQVTHNKFPFASTPHWVKYVNPTTGKESKIVGVPVAQAESWEEGYQGQVTAKALKPFEGLVPQKQFFVIAHDGDNSSGRAGDKGTYLNAGAVTYSDTGVKGMGIDEYLATNKPAASDVVHVQDGSWIDTRDSSSDPQWHHWKLPFGIWKGQFADFNRVMGTNYTPKKNLAGVEEGMTVSFEHGYHYLERNFALLQAAENYAKTAEQIWLDEHPNHWQPATALDKEVTYAGNQLNPWMMSYPVKGDASKDYAGGANPAELSWYFLMPAIDSGFGYYDENQDDSVKPTVSFNQSLHFSKPYVTPKADKDRTGPSVWWPQRWPYNPGSANVDKSEGWTLHHFDNTFGIYTYAYDLNGITDIKVKIRKHTSKQADAADNTFRVYDPAALKAQGVAGIDPAKVGEWKEYPMLRRDLKPDMNGVDWQAGSKAVLQKVPAQEIGDLYYSYIKDLRDELVDYYIEAKDSKGNITRSDIQQVYVGAGTYKNVGGKIIEDPSGDIKGTYPFLTDKPPVLDTTPPSVPSDIKAASASKTSIELTWTASTDDVGVTGYEIYRNGTKVGTSAANRYVDTGLAALTAYTYTVKAFDAKGNTSAASAAATLSTTDQGNSATVYYKPGYTTPYMHYRPAGGTWTTSPGTVMPASEIAGYHKLTVDLGAAASLEAVFNNGSGTWDNNGGKNYIFPAGTSTYSGGVITSGPPPADSQAPSVPAGLQSSAKTDTSVTLGWTASTDNVKVTGYDVYRGGVKVGTTAGTTYTDSGLTANTVYSYTVKAFDAAGNTSTASAALSVTTNPAAGASTLTFKVTVPSNTPAGDSLYVAGSFNSWNAADPASKLVKQADGTYTVTLPIAEGTAVQYKITRGSWETVEVSSTGTDIANRTYTKGAGAQTVSLTVVRWKGL, encoded by the coding sequence ATGAAATCCCGTTCAAGATGGCTCCGCCGGTTCAGTGCCGCCGCGCTGGCGCTGGCTCTCGCTCTGCCATCTGCCTCCGCTTCGGCGGAGATTGCCGCATCTCACGTGTACCACAACCACATGCCGAACTTCTGGCCCTATTACGATGTCTCCAAGTATGATTCTACCCCTGTAGGCAGTCCGGTCCGTTACATTTACGACGGCCAGGTGATCGACCTAAAGAAGAACCCGCCGGCCAACTACACCTACTACCTGCCCAGCGGCGCCCCGATGCCCCATGACGATCTCGTCTCCTACTACACGCATCACGCCAAAACCGGTGCCTACCTGGAATGGCCCTGGGATGTGGCCGCCACTCTGCGGGCCAATCATCCTTCCGCCCAGATGCAGGTCACGATGTCCGCTGCCGTCATCAACAACGTGAACAGCTTCATGTACACGAACAACGTGCCGGGCTACAGCAACACGAACTGGGGAGCCCCATGGAAGAACGCCTACAATACGCTCAAGACCCCAAGCGGCAACCGCACGATGGATATGGTGCATTTTACTGGCCATCATACGATGGGACCTCTCGTCGGCAACGACTATATGCTGAAGGACCTCATCTATCATAACGCGACGCTTGCCCAGCCTTACTTCCTCGGAAGCGACTTCAAGTCCTCGAAGGGCTTCTTCCCGACAGAGCTTGGATTCTCCGAGCGCATCATTCCCGTGCTGGAGAAGCTTGGCATCCAGTGGTCGGTCATCGGCAACAACCACTTCTCCCGTACGTTGAGAGACTATCCGCTGCTGAACGACCCGGGCAAGGACACGATGGTCTCCCCGCCAAACCGTGCGGACCTGCAGAATGAGAGCAATGTCGGCTCCTGGGTATCGCAGCAGATGTTCAACGAGCAGCAGGTGACGCATAACAAGTTTCCTTTTGCCTCCACTCCGCATTGGGTGAAGTATGTAAATCCGACCACAGGCAAGGAGTCCAAGATCGTCGGGGTCCCGGTAGCCCAAGCCGAGTCCTGGGAGGAAGGGTATCAGGGCCAGGTGACGGCGAAGGCACTGAAGCCGTTCGAAGGGCTGGTGCCGCAGAAGCAGTTCTTCGTCATCGCGCATGACGGGGACAATTCCTCCGGCCGCGCCGGTGACAAAGGTACCTACCTCAACGCGGGAGCGGTGACGTATTCCGATACCGGGGTCAAAGGCATGGGCATCGACGAATATCTCGCGACGAACAAGCCGGCCGCGTCGGATGTCGTGCACGTGCAGGACGGCTCCTGGATCGATACGCGCGACTCGTCCTCGGACCCGCAGTGGCATCACTGGAAGCTGCCGTTCGGCATCTGGAAGGGCCAGTTCGCCGACTTCAACCGCGTGATGGGCACCAATTATACGCCGAAAAAGAACCTCGCTGGCGTCGAGGAAGGCATGACGGTGTCATTCGAGCACGGCTACCACTACCTCGAGCGCAACTTTGCGCTGCTGCAGGCGGCGGAGAACTACGCCAAGACGGCCGAGCAGATCTGGCTCGACGAGCATCCGAACCACTGGCAGCCGGCCACCGCGCTTGACAAGGAAGTCACCTATGCGGGCAACCAGCTCAACCCGTGGATGATGTCCTATCCGGTGAAGGGCGATGCATCCAAGGATTATGCAGGCGGTGCCAACCCGGCGGAGCTGTCGTGGTATTTCCTCATGCCGGCGATCGATTCGGGCTTCGGCTACTATGACGAGAACCAGGACGATTCCGTGAAGCCGACCGTTTCGTTCAATCAGTCTCTTCACTTCTCGAAGCCGTATGTTACGCCCAAAGCGGACAAGGACCGCACCGGCCCGTCCGTCTGGTGGCCGCAGCGCTGGCCATATAACCCGGGCAGCGCCAACGTGGACAAGTCCGAGGGCTGGACGCTTCATCATTTTGACAATACGTTCGGCATCTACACCTACGCCTATGACCTGAACGGCATCACGGACATCAAGGTCAAGATCCGCAAGCATACGAGCAAGCAGGCGGATGCGGCGGACAACACGTTCCGCGTCTATGACCCGGCGGCGCTGAAGGCACAGGGCGTGGCAGGGATCGACCCGGCCAAGGTCGGCGAGTGGAAGGAATATCCGATGCTGCGCCGCGACCTGAAGCCGGACATGAACGGCGTCGACTGGCAGGCCGGCTCCAAAGCTGTGCTTCAGAAGGTGCCGGCACAGGAGATCGGCGATCTGTACTATTCGTACATCAAGGACCTGCGTGACGAGCTTGTCGACTACTACATTGAAGCGAAGGACAGCAAAGGTAACATTACCCGCAGCGATATTCAGCAGGTATATGTCGGTGCAGGCACATACAAGAATGTTGGCGGCAAAATCATCGAGGACCCGAGCGGCGATATCAAAGGCACGTATCCGTTCCTGACGGACAAGCCGCCGGTGCTCGACACGACGCCTCCAAGCGTACCGTCGGACATCAAAGCCGCTTCCGCCTCCAAGACGTCCATCGAACTGACGTGGACGGCCTCCACGGATGATGTCGGCGTCACGGGCTATGAGATTTACCGGAACGGCACCAAGGTAGGAACCTCTGCGGCGAACCGTTATGTGGACACCGGCCTGGCTGCTCTGACCGCGTACACGTATACCGTGAAAGCCTTTGATGCCAAAGGCAACACGTCCGCTGCCAGCGCGGCAGCCACCTTGTCGACAACCGACCAGGGCAATTCGGCCACGGTCTACTATAAGCCCGGCTACACGACGCCTTACATGCACTACCGTCCGGCGGGCGGCACATGGACGACGTCTCCGGGTACCGTCATGCCGGCCTCCGAGATCGCCGGCTACCACAAGCTGACCGTGGACCTCGGCGCCGCGGCCTCCCTCGAAGCCGTGTTCAACAACGGCAGCGGCACGTGGGACAACAACGGCGGGAAGAATTACATCTTCCCGGCAGGCACGTCCACCTACAGCGGCGGTGTCATCACGTCCGGCCCTCCGCCGGCGGACAGCCAGGCGCCAAGCGTTCCCGCCGGCCTGCAGTCTTCGGCCAAGACGGATACGAGCGTTACGCTCGGCTGGACCGCTTCGACGGACAACGTCAAGGTTACCGGGTACGACGTATACCGCGGCGGCGTGAAGGTCGGCACCACCGCCGGCACGACGTACACGGACAGCGGGCTGACAGCCAACACCGTGTACAGCTACACCGTCAAGGCCTTCGACGCCGCGGGCAACACCTCCACCGCGTCGGCTGCGCTGTCCGTGACCACGAATCCGGCTGCGGGGGCCAGCACGCTGACCTTCAAGGTCACGGTGCCGTCGAATACGCCTGCGGGCGACAGCCTCTACGTCGCCGGATCCTTCAACAGCTGGAATGCGGCCGATCCGGCCTCGAAGCTGGTGAAGCAGGCTGACGGCACGTATACCGTGACGCTGCCAATTGCCGAGGGCACGGCCGTGCAGTACAAAATCACCCGCGGCTCCTGGGAGACCGTGGAGGTAAGCTCCACGGGCACCGACATCGCGAACCGGACCTATACCAAGGGAGCGGGCGCCCAGACCGTCTCGCTCACCGTCGTCCGGTGGAAGGGACTGTAG
- a CDS encoding YidC/Oxa1 family membrane protein insertase: MYTLVQPLIDFLAYLLAMLYEWTQDWGLALLLLTFGVRLLLVRFNLNAGRQQVRTAAAQPELAKLRDTHGSDLAELVRHTSEVNRKYGIRPLAPFAAALLQAPLLMAMYGLFLTHGSTMTTVLLPWMAGLGTADPLHLLPLAAGLLSAAAGLIPLADVPSLGSAFTATGARLVLGSLLLLVPLAVTWTAPAAVALYWTAGSAFALLERLFYRTAPGRRLLHRGLPAAVRPLT, translated from the coding sequence ATGTATACCCTCGTTCAACCCTTGATCGACTTCCTGGCCTACCTGCTTGCGATGCTCTACGAATGGACCCAAGACTGGGGTCTTGCTCTGCTTCTGCTCACCTTCGGCGTCCGGCTGCTGCTCGTCCGCTTCAACCTGAATGCCGGCCGCCAGCAGGTCCGCACGGCCGCCGCCCAGCCCGAGCTCGCCAAGCTGCGGGACACGCATGGAAGCGATCTGGCCGAGCTCGTCCGGCACACGTCGGAGGTCAACCGCAAGTACGGCATCCGGCCGCTGGCCCCGTTCGCCGCGGCGCTGCTGCAGGCTCCGCTGCTGATGGCCATGTACGGCCTGTTCCTGACCCACGGCAGCACGATGACGACCGTGCTGCTCCCCTGGATGGCCGGCCTGGGTACGGCCGATCCGCTGCACCTGCTGCCGCTGGCGGCCGGGCTTCTCTCCGCTGCGGCGGGCCTGATCCCCTTGGCGGATGTGCCGAGCCTCGGCAGTGCGTTCACCGCTACAGGTGCCCGCCTGGTGCTGGGCAGCCTGCTGCTGCTCGTGCCGCTGGCCGTCACGTGGACGGCCCCGGCCGCCGTAGCCCTGTACTGGACCGCCGGGAGCGCGTTCGCGCTGCTTGAGCGGCTGTTCTACCGAACGGCCCCGGGCCGCCGTCTGCTGCACCGCGGGCTGCCGGCAGCCGTACGTCCCCTAACCTGA
- a CDS encoding YwmB family TATA-box binding protein, translating to MKRTASFFLLLTVTVLCVWGALASGAGANRDLERLLPLSLDVIDGPVRVVVKHISPYKPHAGEAAFLETGRRLSERLGLPPAELRSGGDHILYKASGPDSGGIRRTLLWVMFPDGSTELIVSAETPESGDTGTGGEAASRMEEAQTKLSRVLEGMGVTPNWNVIVQGKLKADYASPDKLNGWLQAELRAEAVESYDDGRSVSVSYASPLLEASVQSGGRMLNLQAAVHRSSETGESRLTLGTPVITTEY from the coding sequence ATGAAACGTACCGCGTCCTTCTTCCTTCTTCTTACCGTTACCGTGCTCTGCGTCTGGGGAGCGCTGGCGTCCGGCGCCGGAGCAAACCGGGACCTGGAGCGTCTGCTGCCCCTCTCCCTCGATGTGATCGACGGCCCCGTGCGCGTCGTCGTCAAGCATATCAGCCCCTACAAGCCCCATGCCGGCGAGGCTGCGTTCCTCGAGACCGGCCGCCGGCTCAGCGAGCGGCTCGGCCTCCCTCCCGCAGAGCTGCGCAGCGGCGGGGACCACATCCTCTACAAAGCTTCCGGCCCCGACTCCGGCGGCATCCGGCGTACGCTGCTATGGGTCATGTTCCCTGACGGGTCGACCGAGCTGATCGTCTCCGCCGAGACCCCGGAATCCGGGGACACCGGCACCGGCGGGGAAGCTGCCTCCCGGATGGAGGAAGCCCAGACGAAGCTGAGCCGCGTCCTCGAAGGCATGGGCGTCACGCCGAACTGGAACGTGATTGTCCAGGGCAAGCTGAAGGCGGACTACGCCTCCCCGGATAAGCTGAACGGCTGGCTGCAGGCGGAGCTTCGGGCCGAAGCGGTCGAGAGCTACGACGACGGCCGTAGCGTGAGCGTCTCCTATGCCTCACCGCTCCTCGAGGCGTCGGTGCAGAGCGGAGGCCGGATGCTGAACCTGCAGGCGGCGGTGCACCGCAGCTCGGAGACGGGCGAGTCCCGGTTGACGCTGGGAACGCCGGTGATCACGACAGAGTATTGA
- a CDS encoding TRAP transporter small permease, whose translation MQQLKRIALWFDSLLENLAQIALLSMILIVTVQVLTRKLFNYVLPWSEEVTLLLLVWFAFIGIAIGFRERLHLAIDSFTAKLPPLANKVLDKVIYAVTLAFGFYLVVSGTEFTQLMHESRLAATGLPNSIIYVIMPITGVLVCIYSFLQLIGMDTVRHKGMDEGGGH comes from the coding sequence ATGCAACAACTGAAGCGCATAGCCCTATGGTTCGACTCGCTTCTGGAGAACCTGGCGCAGATCGCGCTGCTCTCCATGATCCTGATCGTCACCGTACAGGTGCTGACGCGCAAGCTGTTTAATTACGTGCTGCCGTGGTCGGAGGAAGTCACGCTGCTGCTGCTCGTCTGGTTCGCCTTCATCGGGATCGCGATCGGCTTCCGTGAGAGACTGCATCTGGCGATCGATTCCTTTACGGCGAAGCTGCCGCCGCTGGCCAATAAGGTGCTGGACAAAGTAATCTATGCCGTCACGCTCGCCTTCGGCTTCTACCTGGTTGTCTCGGGTACCGAATTCACGCAGCTCATGCACGAGAGCCGGCTGGCGGCCACCGGGCTGCCAAACTCGATCATTTATGTGATCATGCCGATCACCGGCGTTCTCGTCTGTATTTACTCTTTTCTGCAGCTGATTGGCATGGATACGGTAAGACACAAAGGCATGGACGAAGGAGGGGGCCACTAG
- a CDS encoding TRAP transporter large permease gives MEETTIAVLVLSISFVVMLLLRFPVSLTLAVSTLLTVMYLEIPLAVVGQRMIQGMSSYSLLTIPFFILAGHIMSEGNLALRIVNLAQLFVGRVRGGLAMVNSVACMFFGNISGSAVADVSSIGSVMIPMMKKKGYDTDYSVGVTVSSAIQGVVVPPSHNLVLYSLAAGGGISITSLFLAGIVPGIILCLSLMLTSYVFAVKRGYAKGDPIDRKDVPKILLDGFMSILTAVIILGGIFSGWFTATESGALACLYAFILTFVIYKDIPYSRMWLILKKTFRTVSMVLFLIAASDAFSWLLAFLKIPAMVTDAMISISDSPFVILLIINLLLLLLGAPMDMAPLILIMTPILLPVVTHLGMDPVHFGIIMMLNLGIGLLTPPVGTVLFVGCAIGKISISEGTKAMMPFFYVLCVVLLVLTYLPGLVMWLPNLVQGTG, from the coding sequence ATGGAAGAAACCACAATCGCCGTACTCGTCCTCTCGATCTCGTTCGTCGTGATGCTGCTGCTCCGCTTCCCGGTCTCGCTGACACTGGCGGTCTCGACACTGCTCACCGTCATGTATCTCGAAATTCCGCTCGCGGTCGTAGGCCAGCGGATGATCCAGGGGATGTCGTCCTACTCGCTGCTCACGATTCCGTTCTTCATCCTTGCGGGGCACATCATGAGCGAGGGCAATCTCGCGCTGCGGATCGTCAACCTCGCTCAGCTGTTCGTCGGGCGCGTCCGCGGAGGACTCGCGATGGTGAACTCGGTGGCCTGCATGTTCTTCGGCAATATCTCGGGCTCCGCCGTCGCCGACGTGTCGTCCATCGGATCGGTCATGATCCCCATGATGAAGAAAAAAGGCTACGACACCGACTACTCCGTCGGCGTCACCGTCTCTTCCGCCATCCAGGGCGTCGTCGTGCCGCCGAGCCACAACCTCGTGCTGTACTCACTGGCCGCAGGGGGCGGAATCTCGATCACCTCGCTGTTCCTTGCAGGCATCGTGCCGGGGATTATCCTGTGTCTGTCGCTCATGCTGACGAGCTACGTGTTCGCGGTGAAGCGCGGCTACGCCAAGGGCGACCCGATCGACCGCAAGGATGTGCCGAAGATTCTGCTCGACGGCTTCATGTCGATTCTGACGGCTGTCATTATCCTCGGGGGGATTTTCTCCGGCTGGTTCACGGCTACGGAGTCGGGGGCGCTGGCCTGCCTGTATGCCTTTATCCTGACGTTCGTAATCTACAAGGATATCCCTTACAGCCGCATGTGGCTGATTCTGAAGAAAACATTCCGTACCGTCTCCATGGTGCTGTTCCTGATCGCCGCCTCCGACGCGTTCTCCTGGCTGCTGGCGTTCCTGAAGATTCCGGCGATGGTGACCGACGCGATGATCTCGATCTCGGACTCGCCGTTCGTCATACTGCTCATCATCAACCTGCTGCTGCTGCTGCTCGGGGCGCCGATGGATATGGCCCCGCTCATTCTGATCATGACGCCGATCCTGCTGCCCGTCGTAACCCATCTGGGGATGGACCCCGTGCACTTCGGCATCATCATGATGCTCAACCTCGGGATCGGGCTGCTGACGCCGCCGGTGGGCACCGTCCTCTTCGTCGGCTGTGCGATAGGCAAGATCTCGATCAGCGAAGGAACGAAGGCCATGATGCCGTTCTTCTACGTGCTATGCGTCGTGCTGCTGGTGCTTACCTACCTGCCGGGACTTGTGATGTGGCTGCCGAATCTGGTGCAGGGCACCGGATAG
- a CDS encoding TRAP transporter substrate-binding protein, with product MKTLKKTVTVLSALAIAGGLLAGCGAKETAGGTEGEKKAEGKKYTFRLADTHPADYPTVIGDKKFAELVNERTNGRIKIDVFPGAQLGEEKAVLEQVQLGAIEFTRVSSGPLGEFSKGFGVFSLPYVFDSDQHLWKFLESEAGNKMLDSLEGAKMKGLAYYSSGARSFYSRKPIASLADLKGQKIRVIQNKINIDLVAALGGSATPMPYGEVFSSLQTGVIDAAENNFPSYQSSNHFEVAKNMILDGHQRVPEVLLISQTAWNKLGEEDRKILKQAALDSVKTQREAWDKYEKEAEAKVRAAGATITEVKDLKPWQDAVKPVIEKYRADYKEALDAIDAARK from the coding sequence ATGAAAACACTCAAGAAAACGGTTACGGTACTGTCTGCTCTGGCGATCGCCGGCGGCCTGCTGGCAGGCTGCGGAGCGAAGGAGACGGCGGGCGGTACGGAAGGCGAGAAGAAGGCGGAGGGCAAGAAGTATACGTTCCGCCTGGCGGATACCCACCCTGCGGATTACCCGACGGTCATCGGCGACAAAAAATTCGCGGAGCTGGTGAACGAGCGGACGAACGGACGCATCAAGATCGACGTGTTCCCGGGGGCGCAGCTCGGGGAAGAGAAGGCGGTGCTCGAGCAGGTGCAGCTCGGCGCGATCGAGTTCACCCGCGTGTCGTCCGGACCGCTGGGTGAATTCTCGAAGGGCTTCGGCGTCTTCTCGCTGCCGTACGTGTTCGACAGCGACCAGCACCTGTGGAAGTTCCTCGAGAGCGAGGCCGGCAACAAGATGCTCGACAGCCTCGAAGGGGCGAAGATGAAGGGCCTGGCCTACTACAGCTCGGGGGCGCGCAGCTTCTACTCCCGCAAGCCGATCGCGAGCCTGGCCGATCTCAAGGGCCAGAAGATCCGCGTCATTCAGAACAAGATCAACATCGACCTCGTAGCGGCCCTGGGCGGCAGCGCGACGCCGATGCCGTACGGCGAAGTGTTCTCCTCCCTGCAGACGGGCGTTATCGATGCGGCGGAGAACAACTTCCCGAGCTACCAGTCGTCGAACCATTTTGAAGTGGCGAAGAACATGATCCTCGACGGCCACCAGCGCGTGCCGGAAGTGCTGCTCATCTCCCAGACAGCGTGGAACAAGCTGGGCGAAGAGGACCGCAAAATCCTGAAGCAGGCGGCGCTCGACTCCGTGAAGACGCAGCGCGAGGCATGGGATAAGTATGAGAAGGAAGCCGAAGCCAAGGTTCGTGCCGCCGGCGCGACCATCACGGAAGTGAAGGACCTGAAGCCTTGGCAGGATGCCGTGAAGCCGGTCATCGAGAAGTACCGCGCGGATTACAAGGAAGCGCTGGACGCGATCGACGCGGCGCGCAAGTAA
- a CDS encoding sensor histidine kinase, giving the protein MSMRIGQWMDRIQRYGLLRDKPLTLRLFVFSALLVAVPLVLVGLISYQRSADVLESEGRESSLQIIEQVKSHIEYYVRDFEITTLGIVNHPDVTRLLRMRTAEEIQQSGIRPAVVQMLKNASYSRSDISNITLVLDGRQTFDTAGVRSPYPADELRKEYWYADVPLQGTPKLISRVIRWPDGRQEQVFSIVRRLMSPQTLEPAGMLIMDVNFKRIQEISEMVSIGRTGFLYMVDAQNHYVYHPDLSLVGTPAEPGHTGQMTEESGALITGDKPSLFLTYSLSPYLGWRLVTVLPYKELTDGTDYIGRTILWTLIIALTAAYLLGIGFAASLVGPIRRLQAYMRRVEVGDFSVKLEVRSKDEIGLLTHGFNKMVERLESLLEEIYFSRLKETEASLRQKESELKVLQSQLNPHFLYNSLETIRGMALDQDMDDIASMSGALAKLLRYNLKNDRPVVTLREELLFCRMYLRVQQYRFEDRLDSEFDVPDWALELPVVKFALQPIVENSIIHGMEPGAAPMRIRISARRDGDASFLVAVEDTGVGMPVEVLSRIRLDLEQKDVLAGGDHIGVANVHRRIVYVYGEAYGGRIDSREGGGTTVTLRFPAEARRQADTDEGLSPLRKAGLPLSSPEQKGGSDSVQRAVGG; this is encoded by the coding sequence ATGAGCATGCGGATCGGGCAATGGATGGACAGAATACAGCGGTACGGGCTGCTGCGCGACAAGCCGCTGACGCTCCGGCTGTTCGTCTTCTCGGCGCTGCTCGTGGCGGTGCCGCTTGTTCTGGTGGGGCTGATCTCCTACCAGCGGTCGGCGGATGTTCTCGAAAGCGAGGGACGCGAGTCCAGCCTGCAGATCATCGAGCAGGTGAAAAGCCACATCGAGTATTACGTGCGGGACTTCGAGATTACGACGCTCGGCATCGTCAATCACCCGGACGTTACCCGTCTGCTGCGGATGCGGACTGCGGAGGAGATCCAGCAGAGCGGCATCCGCCCGGCCGTCGTGCAGATGCTGAAGAACGCGTCTTACTCGCGGTCGGACATCTCCAACATCACGCTTGTGCTGGACGGCCGGCAGACGTTCGACACGGCGGGCGTCCGCAGCCCTTATCCGGCCGACGAGCTCCGCAAGGAATACTGGTATGCGGATGTGCCGCTCCAAGGCACGCCGAAGCTGATCTCCCGGGTCATCCGCTGGCCGGACGGGCGGCAGGAGCAGGTCTTCTCCATCGTCCGCCGCCTGATGTCGCCGCAGACGCTCGAGCCGGCGGGGATGCTGATCATGGACGTGAATTTCAAGCGCATCCAGGAAATCTCGGAGATGGTGTCCATCGGGCGGACCGGGTTCCTGTACATGGTCGATGCGCAGAACCACTACGTGTACCATCCGGACCTGTCACTGGTGGGTACCCCGGCCGAGCCCGGCCATACCGGGCAGATGACGGAGGAGAGCGGAGCGCTGATCACCGGCGACAAGCCGAGCCTCTTCCTGACCTACAGCCTCTCCCCCTACCTCGGCTGGCGGCTGGTTACCGTGCTGCCGTACAAGGAGCTGACTGACGGCACCGACTATATCGGGCGCACGATCCTCTGGACGCTGATCATCGCCCTGACGGCCGCCTACCTGCTCGGCATCGGCTTCGCGGCGTCCCTCGTCGGTCCGATCCGGCGGCTTCAGGCGTATATGCGGCGGGTGGAGGTAGGGGATTTCAGCGTGAAGCTGGAGGTGCGCTCCAAGGACGAGATCGGCCTGCTTACCCACGGCTTCAACAAGATGGTGGAGCGGCTGGAGAGCCTGCTGGAGGAGATCTACTTCAGCCGGCTCAAAGAAACCGAGGCTTCGCTGCGGCAGAAGGAGAGCGAGCTGAAGGTGCTTCAGTCGCAGCTCAATCCGCATTTTCTCTATAACTCGCTCGAGACGATCCGGGGCATGGCGCTCGACCAGGATATGGACGATATCGCCTCCATGTCGGGGGCGCTGGCGAAGCTGCTCCGCTACAACCTGAAGAACGACCGGCCGGTGGTCACGCTCCGCGAGGAGCTGCTCTTCTGCCGGATGTATCTGCGGGTGCAGCAGTACCGGTTTGAAGACCGGCTTGACTCCGAATTCGACGTGCCGGATTGGGCGCTGGAGCTGCCGGTGGTGAAGTTCGCACTGCAGCCGATTGTCGAGAACAGCATCATCCACGGTATGGAACCGGGGGCGGCTCCGATGCGCATCCGGATCAGCGCGCGGCGGGACGGGGACGCCTCGTTCCTCGTGGCCGTCGAGGATACGGGCGTGGGGATGCCCGTGGAGGTGCTCTCCCGGATCCGCCTGGATCTCGAGCAGAAGGATGTGCTGGCCGGAGGCGACCATATCGGGGTGGCCAATGTGCACCGGCGGATCGTGTATGTGTACGGAGAGGCCTATGGGGGCCGGATCGATTCCCGGGAGGGCGGCGGCACGACCGTGACGCTGCGGTTTCCGGCGGAGGCCCGGCGGCAGGCGGATACGGACGAGGGTCTGTCTCCGCTCCGGAAGGCCGGGCTCCCGCTGTCAAGTCCTGAGCAAAAGGGAGGTAGCGATAGTGTACAGCGTGCTGTTGGTGGATGA
- a CDS encoding response regulator transcription factor — MYSVLLVDDEKWVRTSLRKVIERTGLPFEVAREASHGLEALDILKEAPVDMVLTDVRMPVMNGMSFVQQLRQTAREQSVIVVSGYDDFAYVQGALRLGVTDYLLKPVEVEEMRACLEGWLQARAGGQAAGAPKASCDPADRSPVEQVLGYIREHLGGELTLTEAAARVHLNPSYLSQLFKQQLGRGFVEHIVEMRMEEAKRLLAATSLRVSEVAQRVGYTDVAYFSNTFKRSAGCTPTEYRRCPPA; from the coding sequence GTGTACAGCGTGCTGTTGGTGGATGACGAGAAGTGGGTGCGCACCTCGCTGCGCAAAGTGATCGAACGCACGGGCCTGCCCTTCGAGGTGGCACGGGAGGCCTCGCATGGGCTGGAGGCTCTGGATATCCTGAAGGAAGCGCCGGTCGATATGGTGCTGACCGATGTGCGGATGCCGGTCATGAACGGCATGAGCTTCGTCCAGCAGCTGCGGCAGACGGCCCGGGAGCAGAGCGTGATCGTCGTCAGCGGCTATGACGACTTCGCTTACGTCCAGGGGGCGCTGCGCCTCGGGGTCACCGACTACCTGCTGAAGCCGGTCGAGGTGGAGGAGATGCGCGCCTGCCTGGAGGGCTGGCTGCAGGCCCGCGCGGGCGGGCAGGCGGCGGGAGCTCCCAAGGCTTCCTGTGATCCGGCGGACCGTTCGCCGGTGGAACAGGTGCTCGGGTATATCCGGGAGCATCTCGGCGGGGAGCTCACGCTGACCGAAGCCGCCGCACGGGTGCATCTCAACCCGAGCTACCTCAGCCAGCTGTTCAAGCAGCAGCTCGGGCGGGGCTTCGTCGAGCATATCGTCGAGATGCGGATGGAAGAGGCGAAGCGGCTGCTGGCGGCTACTTCCCTGCGGGTCAGCGAAGTGGCCCAGCGCGTGGGATACACGGACGTCGCGTATTTCAGCAATACCTTCAAGCGGAGCGCGGGCTGCACGCCGACGGAATACCGCCGGTGCCCGCCTGCATAG